GGCTCTTGAATTCGCCCGGAGCGCGGCCACCTGGCCTAGGAAACCGGGCCGCGCTCCGGCCACCCCCAAGGGAGGTAGTGCACATCATGTCCATTGAACCGACTGACAACAACAACGACCCGGCCGGCACGGACTGGGACGCGGAGCTGGCGCAGCTAAACGCCAGTGACAACACCGAAACCGGCAGCGGCACCAACGTCGTACCGCTGCGCAAGGCCAGCGCCGACGCCGACCGGTTCGACTCCTCCTATGACGTGGACCTGGACGAGGATGACCCCGAGTCCGCGTCGCAGCTGGCCAAGGCGGACCGGCATTTCACGGTGGCGCTTCCGGATGAGGAGCAGCGGGAGGCGATCATTCCGGCCGCGTTCCGGCCGGCCAACATTCGCCGGACTCTGACGCGCGTCGCGCGGCGATGGCTGCACATCGCGGGTTTCCATGCGGTGCGGTTGCCTTGGTACGGCGCGAAAACCGTACTGTTCGGCGGAATCGGCGCGCTCCGCCTGGTGGATCGTCAGCTGCGGTGGTGGTGGCTGGCCGAACAGACCCCAGTCCGGCGCGCGGTCGCCGACAACGCGCACCGCGACCCGCAGGAAGCGGCCAAGGTGTACGCGCGGCTGCTGGAAGAAGCGAAAGTGACGCGCCGCTGGCGCGGGTTCGTGATCTTCTGCGAGTGCGTAGGCGCGGCTGTTTTTGGTCCGCTGCTGTGGAATATGGCGCCGTGGTGGCTGCTCGCAGGTGTCGGCGCGGTCGCGCTCGGCGGACTGGCGCACTTGGGCCGGCCGGCGCACAAGCCGATCATCTCGCACGCGGTCATCGCGCCACGGTTCCGCAAGCTCAACCTGGACATTGTGCTGCGTGCCTACTACGCGGCCGGGCTCGGGCACCCGGACAAGCCCGGCCAGCAGGTCCAGTTCGGTGCGCAGATGACCCGCGACGCGCGCGGCGTCGGATCTCAGGTCGTCGTTGACCTCCCGTACGGCAAAGGCTGGTCCGATGTCGTGACCGCCAAAGAGAAAATCGCGTCCGGGCTGGACGTGCACATCAACCAGGTCTACCTGACCCGTGACGAGACCAGCAGCCGCCGGCACACACTGTTTGTCGCCGACCGGGACCCGCTGGCCATCCCGGCCGGCAAGACGGACCTGTTGGACCTGAAGCCGCGCAACATCTGGCGGCCGGTCCGATTCGGCAAAGACGAGCGAGACCAGCTCGTCACCCTGTCGCTGCTATGGATCTCCGTCCTAGTCGGTGCACAACCGCGTAAAGGCAAGACGTTCGCCGCGCGGCTGCTCGCCTTGCACGGCGCGGCTGACCCGTGGGTGAAACTTGTCATCGTCGACGGGAAAAACTCCCCAGACTGGCTCAAGTTCCGGCTGGTCGCACACCGCATCATCTTCGGTGCCGTCCCCAACAGCAACGATTCCGACCCGATCGGCAACCTGTTGGCCGCGCTGGACGAGATCCTGGCGCACATCGAGCGGGTCAACGAAGTACTCAAGACCCTGCCGGTGGACCTGTGCCCCGAGGGCAAGCTCACGGAGCAGCTGGCGCGGGACCCGCGCTTCCCCGATCTACGGGTGTGGCT
The Fodinicola acaciae DNA segment above includes these coding regions:
- a CDS encoding cell division protein FtsK translates to MSIEPTDNNNDPAGTDWDAELAQLNASDNTETGSGTNVVPLRKASADADRFDSSYDVDLDEDDPESASQLAKADRHFTVALPDEEQREAIIPAAFRPANIRRTLTRVARRWLHIAGFHAVRLPWYGAKTVLFGGIGALRLVDRQLRWWWLAEQTPVRRAVADNAHRDPQEAAKVYARLLEEAKVTRRWRGFVIFCECVGAAVFGPLLWNMAPWWLLAGVGAVALGGLAHLGRPAHKPIISHAVIAPRFRKLNLDIVLRAYYAAGLGHPDKPGQQVQFGAQMTRDARGVGSQVVVDLPYGKGWSDVVTAKEKIASGLDVHINQVYLTRDETSSRRHTLFVADRDPLAIPAGKTDLLDLKPRNIWRPVRFGKDERDQLVTLSLLWISVLVGAQPRKGKTFAARLLALHGAADPWVKLVIVDGKNSPDWLKFRLVAHRIIFGAVPNSNDSDPIGNLLAALDEILAHIERVNEVLKTLPVDLCPEGKLTEQLARDPRFPDLRVWLIVMEEFQVYFETEDQAVNKEIAAKLSRIQAVGPSAGVIILSSSQKPSGVGAGDVQRLFNRYRDNHAVRFALRCGNRTVSEAVLGGDAYSEGFDASSLPVGDRFRGLGYMYGATDDTPTTRTFLADHGDAEKILTAARAHRERVGTLSGMAAGEDMARTTRDVLADVLLVFLADERLHWQTIAGRLAEQMPEQYADTTPDSISAQLRSLGVPSVNVNRDGQVRKGAKAVDIKTAIARRDGNGV